The following DNA comes from Triticum aestivum cultivar Chinese Spring chromosome 3D, IWGSC CS RefSeq v2.1, whole genome shotgun sequence.
ATCCACGCACAGGCTGCTGTCAGCTTTGTCACCGGAACACACGGAGCTTTGCAATACGTTCGTACGCTCCTGCTAGCATATAACAGCAACACGCAGCTGCAAAGCTCCGTTGAAATTTCTCCATCCCACTCCAACCAATAGCATGTGTACGTACTGAAATCCACTACTGTAGCCACACATATACCTCGTAtatctgtacacacattttgaacACAATATATACCTGGCATTTTTTCTATACACCCATTGGCCTAGCATATATCCTCAGATCCGGCCAGCCCTTGCCACGCACTCCTTTTTCCTCCTCCATCGCATCCTACCTACCTAGCTAGAGCTGCCGCCATGAACCTAGCATCTGCCTCCACCTCGGTATCTTCTTCTCCATTACATTTAAATTTCGTTCTAGAGCATTAAGACCGTGGCTGCTGATCGATCTCTCCCTGCTAAGCTAGATGGAGATGAAGGCCAGGGTGACCGGCGGCACGGCGTCACCGATGGAGAAGAAGAGGTCGGAGAGGGAGAGGAGGCAGCGCATGAAGGCGCTCTGCGAGAAGCTCGCGTCCCTCATCCCAAAAGAACACTCCCCCCACGCTGTAATGAAAGAACACACTTCTCTTCACATGCTAGCTTGTTCCCTTTTTTCTTATACAGTTGATTGATAGCTAGCTAGTTGTTTCTCTCCAATTCTCCATGTTTATTATGTGATGATCTCGTCCTCTCCAAAAACTAATGAGTTTATATTGTGAATATTTAAGTGGAGAATGTTAACTAGGAGTGTTTGCTGGGCATTTATTTTCACATTAGGTACTATTTTTTGGAGTTCATGGCATGTCGAGGTCGGTTGGAAAACAAGTGCAAAGTACAACCACATTATTTTTTTCTTTCGAAAAGGAGGATTGCCGCGACCTCTGCATCAATTGATCCCATAGCCATATTATAAATAGTGGATTATGGCAAATAGCGGAAGAAGTGTTAGCACGCTAACTAGTGCTATAGCGTGTGAATTGGTGGTAATCGACTTAGCATGATGATGCCCCTCTAAACGCTATAGCGCCGAGATAGCGCGGTGTTTGAAAGTATGGGTTTACACAAGATGCTATGAATAATGGACGTGGCTCGCAGGCGCACGGGCGCCCGATCGTAGCCCCGAGCACTCTCCCAGAAAAGGAAGGAGCCGCCCGCGCGCGCGATCAGACAGCCAGAAACGGAAAATCAGCCACCCGCGCGCGAAAACAATCACACTCTGCTGTCCCCCGCGTGATTAGGAAAATGCTCTGCCACGTCAGTTCGCATGCATTAATTTGAGTTTCGAAAAATTTAAAAAGCCATAACTTTTGATTCGAGTATcgaaattcagatccgttttcaccattgggtttcttgcgacgagttcttcaaaactagatcccatatggataggtttcaatgaactttttttagcAACTCTGTGTGGTATATAGGCAACTTTAGTGTTATCAATAAGCAACTCTTCTTGTTTGTCTAATATGACTTCTTATCATCTTGGTTTGTGTAAAAACCAAGCAACTGACCTAACAAACCAAGCATCTGTCCTAGTAAACCAAGCAACTGTCCTAGTAAACCAAGCAACTGCCATAACAAAAACAATCGATTGTCCTAATAAATCAAGCAACTGTCCTAACAAAACTAAGCAACTATCCTAACAAAACCAAGCAACTGTCTTGGCAAATCCATGCAACTACATTATCAAAACACACAATGCATAATGTCTAAGCAAACCAAGCAACTAACCTAACAAAACCAAGCAACCATCTTAACAAAAaacaaacaatttcaataacaaaacCAAGCAACTGTCCTGGCAAATCCATGCAACAATCCTATCAAAAAATATGTTGTCATCACCAAAGTTGGCTGCCGAAGATGCTTAGTTGCCCATATACGGTCAAAAATATAATTTGCCGTGATTTCTAAGTGGTATATGACATACTTGCTTGATAAATTCATTAGTACATATAATTTAATAAAAGTTGCTTATGTTTAAAACTAAAGTTGCCTCGTTTAGGATCAAAGTTGCTTCTTTTTTAAAAATTATCAAAACGTgctcatatgggatctagttttgaagatctcgtcgcgagaaacctaacggtgaaaacggatctttGTTTCGACGCTCGGTTGAAAAGTTATTACTTTTTTTTAAAATGAAACGGAATAAAGAGTGTGTTAGCACATGCATGCGCGTTAGTATCTCTTCCGTAATTATGGGACGCGGTCCCCTTAGCTGTCGCTATCATCGCATCTGACGGCTGGAGCGCGTGCGCTCGCGCGAACGAACGAGCGCAGCTGCACGAGTCAGACTTTAGGATGAATAATATAGTTTCAAATCCAAAAGGTTTGTTCCGTGTAATCACATGCATCACCATAAATAAACTGGGAAAAAATACAACTCGTCCATTATCAAAACTATCAGCCAAGGAAATCATGTCATCAAATAAAAAAATCACTTCATAATATGTTTATATTATTGTTCCTTTAATGCATATATAGGATACATTGAGCCAGCTAGGCAGCCTGGATGCGGCGGCATCATAcatcaagaagctcaaggaacGGGTCGATGATCTACAACACAAGAAGGCCTCTGCACAAGCCATGGCTACCTTACTGGGAGTTAGTGGCATCTCGACGCCCACTATCACTGCTACCAAGAGCAGCGGTGCGGGGTCACCAGAAGgaggaaaaaaattggaggcaGCACCACGGGTAGTGGAGGTGCGGCAATATGACGATGCAAGCATGGAGGTGAGGCTGATATGCAGCACGGAGAGGCCTATCAAGCTCCATGAGGTGGTCACCATTCTTGAGGAAGAAGGGGCCGTCATCATTAACGCTAATTACTTTGTTGCATTCGACAGAATATTCTACACTATACACTCCCGGGTACGTACATACATCCACTGCAAAACGTAATGCGCACACGAGTCCTAGGATGAAGGTTTCGACCAATAATTAATTATACTAATAAAATATAGTTTATATGGCATGAAAATTGTATCATTAAAAGCATTATTTGCTGATTGAAATGATTTTTGTGTCAAAATATTATTTTTCCTTTTTGGAACCTTGGATCGATAGCCTTATAAAAAATATGTGTTCATACTCATCTGACGGGTAATGTTAGTTTCTAAGGTAACATTAAACTGAAATAGCAACATATACACAAGTAGAAGGCACAAAAGAAAATATTAGAGTGTCCCTGTGCGTATGTGAAACTGTGGGGCTATAGATCCCTCTCCAATCATTTTCTTAGGCTGTAGAACGATAGAAAGAAATGAAAGAAGGGGGAAAGCTGGCCTAGAAGTTTGTATTGATTTCCATCTTTGTTTGCCTCTCTCTTTTGGCCACAATGTATGAGCTAAATTCAATTAGATGACGCTTCCAAGAAAATTGCATATTGTGATGGAGGATTTTCTATCTAAATATCATATTATAAAGTTATCTACATGGCATCAAATTAAGTTAACTAATTTCATAAATTTCTCTCTTGTTATTGTGCAGGCTTTCAGCACCAGAATTGGCATAGACGTTTCAAGAATTTCCGAACGAATGCGGGCATTGGTGTGATCGTAAGTCGATTTGTGTAAAAAAAACATGTAACTGTATAAATAAACATCCCACAAATGGTACATGATGTCTGCTCATTAACGACGATGATTAGGGATGAAAACACCTTAGCGTTGAACTCACAACATGATCAATGTATGGAAAGAAAAGTTGATCAACCTTCGATCTATTATCACCCTCTATAATTTATAGTAACACGTTTTGGGCTATCATACCTTGTCCATTGATATTTCTCGATCGTTGGATGCAGCCTCTCAACCAATAGCATCTATGTTAGTACATCGCTGGAGAACTTTTTTGGAAAATTAATATTTGGAGTGCACTCCATGTACTAATTGCTCGATATCTAAAATATGGTAAATGTTTGGTTGTCTAATTGCATGGTGGAGATGCATGAACAAATCCATGGCCATGAGTTGTGCAATATGTATCCCAATTATCGACCGCGCAGCTGGGACGAAAAGAGCAGTGTGTCTTAACAATAATTATTTAACTAAATGGCTGCAATTTCACCACCACATATAAATATTAATTCCTTAGTTAGCTAGTGGTTCTGGCCAGATTAAAGAAATTCAACCTCGTGGACACACGAGGCCTTTTTCAAACTACATATATTTTGCACTTGCACGTCGAGAACAAATTTTTTGGCGAAAGGAACAAATACCTTCAACATCAAGACTTTGGCCTGACATTGACTGTCAAGTTAATAATTCTTTGACAGAAAGTAAATTCTAGTTTCCAAACTAATTAAATTTTGTACGAAATATATGTGGATGTCAGCGTGCGTATGGTAGAAAGATTTAGTAAAGTATGAATCGTGCCTAACAATTGAATATACTATATAATGAATCAGCAAATATATTGATGCTGATGTTCCAAAAGAAAAAGAGAAGTGATGGATGAAAGGTAGAGCTAGGCCGATATGGCATGCATGTAAACGTGCCGAATGAAGATGTGATGGCTTTTGGGCCCATGCTCCACTTCGCTTTCTTCCTCGTAACAAGAGGGTGATTGGGCACCGCCCAAAAGTCACCAGCAAGGAATCAATCTACATGTCTATTTGTACATACTTTATTTGGCGCGTGGAAGTGACTGATGTATTTTTCTCACATCAGAATTTCTTTTTGATTGTGATTGTTTCTCACAACAGTAGCTCTGTAAAAGGTGAAATATAACATTATGCAACATAACATGTGGATCAGCCCCCATATTGATTTAAATGGAGAAATATAGCACCTGGATAACAATGTTAACTTTTACAAAGTGTCGAATTTCACatgatttttttggaaaaggaggttaaACCA
Coding sequences within:
- the LOC123081075 gene encoding transcription factor bHLH168-like; protein product: MEMKARVTGGTASPMEKKRSERERRQRMKALCEKLASLIPKEHSPHADTLSQLGSLDAAASYIKKLKERVDDLQHKKASAQAMATLLGVSGISTPTITATKSSGAGSPEGGKKLEAAPRVVEVRQYDDASMEVRLICSTERPIKLHEVVTILEEEGAVIINANYFVAFDRIFYTIHSRAFSTRIGIDVSRISERMRALV